In the Thalassoglobus sp. JC818 genome, one interval contains:
- the phoU gene encoding phosphate signaling complex protein PhoU, with amino-acid sequence MTVHMQLDLSELHRELLAMCTRVEDMIHRSVGQLSNPDFQVTRELIQEDNEIDRWDVRIEDHCLKILALYQPVAVDLRRITTVMKVAAELERVADLAVSISERACGLLNTPQFSVPEQLTEMATRAVSMLHRSIDCYVDMNSQLARQICLEDDEIDRMNEELINDLIRRMHESPDQIDALLHLFSAVRTIERVADHATNIAEDIVYLVEGKIIRHAGKFEREDQATP; translated from the coding sequence ATGACAGTTCATATGCAACTCGACCTTTCAGAATTGCACAGAGAGTTGCTGGCGATGTGTACGCGTGTCGAAGACATGATTCACCGATCTGTCGGCCAACTGTCAAATCCCGACTTTCAAGTTACACGTGAACTGATTCAGGAAGACAACGAAATTGACCGCTGGGATGTTCGGATTGAGGACCACTGCCTGAAAATCCTCGCGCTGTATCAACCGGTTGCGGTCGATTTGCGACGAATTACAACCGTTATGAAAGTCGCTGCGGAACTGGAACGCGTGGCTGATCTGGCCGTCAGCATCAGTGAGCGAGCCTGTGGCCTGCTCAACACTCCCCAGTTTTCGGTCCCAGAACAATTGACGGAAATGGCGACCAGAGCGGTGTCGATGCTGCATCGAAGCATTGACTGCTATGTCGATATGAACAGCCAGCTGGCACGTCAGATTTGTCTGGAAGATGACGAAATCGATCGGATGAATGAAGAGCTGATCAATGATCTGATTCGGCGGATGCATGAGTCGCCGGATCAAATTGACGCTCTGCTGCATCTCTTCTCAGCTGTGCGAACGATTGAACGCGTTGCGGACCATGCGACCAACATCGCCGAAGACATTGTTTATCTCGTAGAAGGCAAAATCATCCGGCATGCCGGGAAATTTGAACGAGAAGATCAGGCAACACCATGA
- a CDS encoding sulfatase-like hydrolase/transferase: MICCWHASWLAAVDERPNFLFICVDDLNDWIGCLEGHPQAVTPNFDRLAASGVLFTNAYCPAASCNPSRTAVMTGISPHVSGLYANRQSMRQILPDAQIIPKYFSEHGYWSGGSGKILHYFIDADSWTEYFPEAESENPFPRTLYPDKRPVSLPRAGDWQYVETDWGPLDATDEEFGGDYLVSEWVSEQLTKKRDQPFWLACGFYRPHEPWFVPKRYFDRVPPVSSIRIPPGWKPGDLLDVPERGRALARNRYFPHIQSHGEWRNAIQAYLASIAFADEMLGRVLDALEEGPNADSTIVILWSDHGWHLGEKEHWQKYTGWRVCARVPLMIRVPPGFPALPDGTPAGGVCSRPVSLLDLFPTMTELAGIPEKNDNDGKSIVPLLKDPEAEWDEVPMTHLDRPGVFSLSGEKHRYIRYIDGSEELYNIEDDPHEWTNLASNKYFADVLARFRELIPEDFAPKVLPPAKRPSLTITNQTGEFLELFWLPEDGESVPLKGIEVGESRRIQTTIGHRFRVQSPNGRVREEFECSEEEQTIVIPISNAIDSGEVALFADPAKILNHQSRDIEGWTVYVDEQLLTGDQKLLGETALRLLGDKLFELKLRLPDQRIEQLQEVPIYLDGEHELTSMQYHPNAQWLRDHGYDPSMEKSVHIARAQRFVDHISNHAQPWSLLHELAHAYHDQFLGWNEKTIRDAHQQFKESGKYESVLHIDGKMRPHYALTNHKEFFAEMSESFLGTNDFFPFVRGELKAELPEVHALMTAIWMEN; encoded by the coding sequence ATGATCTGTTGTTGGCACGCCAGTTGGCTGGCAGCGGTAGATGAGCGACCGAATTTTCTATTCATTTGTGTGGACGATCTCAACGACTGGATCGGCTGTCTGGAAGGGCATCCGCAAGCTGTGACTCCCAATTTCGATCGACTGGCTGCTTCCGGAGTTTTGTTTACAAACGCATATTGTCCCGCAGCTTCGTGCAACCCGTCCCGCACCGCGGTGATGACGGGGATTTCTCCGCACGTTTCCGGCTTGTATGCAAATCGTCAAAGCATGCGACAGATTCTCCCGGATGCTCAGATCATCCCAAAGTACTTCTCCGAGCATGGATACTGGTCGGGCGGATCAGGGAAGATCTTGCATTATTTCATCGATGCGGATTCGTGGACCGAGTACTTTCCAGAAGCGGAGTCAGAGAATCCGTTTCCTCGAACTTTGTATCCGGACAAGCGACCGGTCAGTCTGCCACGAGCGGGCGACTGGCAATATGTGGAAACGGATTGGGGGCCGCTGGATGCAACCGACGAAGAGTTCGGCGGCGACTATCTTGTTTCCGAATGGGTCAGCGAACAGCTCACGAAAAAACGTGACCAGCCGTTCTGGCTGGCGTGTGGTTTCTACCGTCCGCACGAACCGTGGTTCGTCCCCAAGCGATACTTCGACCGGGTGCCTCCAGTCTCATCGATTCGGATTCCGCCGGGCTGGAAGCCCGGAGACTTGCTTGATGTTCCGGAGCGAGGCAGGGCACTGGCGAGAAATCGGTACTTCCCTCACATCCAGTCGCATGGAGAATGGAGGAATGCGATCCAGGCTTATCTGGCTTCCATTGCTTTTGCCGATGAGATGCTTGGACGGGTTCTCGATGCGTTAGAAGAAGGTCCGAATGCTGATTCGACGATCGTCATTTTGTGGAGTGATCACGGTTGGCATTTGGGAGAAAAAGAGCATTGGCAGAAGTACACCGGCTGGCGAGTCTGCGCCCGTGTTCCGCTCATGATTCGCGTGCCTCCCGGGTTCCCGGCACTCCCGGACGGAACTCCGGCAGGGGGAGTCTGTTCAAGGCCAGTCAGTCTGCTCGACCTCTTCCCGACCATGACCGAACTGGCTGGTATTCCAGAGAAAAATGACAACGACGGAAAAAGCATTGTCCCGCTGCTGAAAGATCCGGAAGCGGAATGGGACGAGGTTCCGATGACTCACCTCGACCGTCCGGGAGTTTTCTCGTTAAGCGGTGAGAAACACCGATACATCCGTTACATCGACGGAAGCGAAGAGCTGTACAACATCGAAGATGATCCGCACGAGTGGACGAATCTTGCGTCCAACAAGTACTTCGCCGATGTACTCGCCCGCTTTCGTGAATTGATTCCGGAAGACTTCGCACCCAAGGTCCTGCCCCCAGCCAAGCGTCCTTCTCTCACAATTACGAATCAGACCGGAGAGTTCCTCGAACTGTTCTGGCTTCCCGAAGACGGGGAGAGTGTCCCACTCAAAGGAATTGAAGTCGGAGAGTCGCGGCGGATCCAGACCACGATCGGGCATCGATTCCGAGTTCAATCCCCGAACGGTCGAGTTCGGGAGGAGTTTGAATGTTCTGAGGAAGAACAGACCATCGTGATCCCGATCTCGAACGCGATCGATTCGGGGGAGGTCGCGTTATTTGCTGATCCAGCGAAGATTCTCAATCATCAATCGAGAGACATTGAAGGCTGGACCGTTTACGTCGACGAGCAACTTTTAACAGGAGATCAGAAGCTACTCGGAGAAACAGCTTTGAGGTTGCTCGGAGACAAACTGTTCGAGCTAAAGCTGCGATTGCCGGATCAACGCATCGAACAGCTACAGGAAGTCCCGATCTATTTGGATGGGGAGCATGAGTTGACTTCCATGCAGTATCACCCCAATGCCCAGTGGCTTCGAGATCATGGATACGATCCTAGCATGGAGAAGTCCGTTCACATCGCACGTGCTCAGCGGTTTGTCGATCACATTTCCAACCATGCTCAACCGTGGAGTCTGCTGCACGAGTTGGCCCATGCTTACCATGACCAGTTTCTGGGGTGGAATGAGAAGACGATTCGAGACGCTCATCAGCAATTCAAAGAGTCTGGCAAGTATGAGTCTGTGCTGCACATCGATGGAAAAATGCGGCCGCATTACGCTCTGACGAATCACAAGGAGTTCTTTGCGGAAATGAGTGAGTCGTTCCTCGGGACCAATGACTTTTTCCCCTTCGTTCGCGGGGAATTGAAAGCCGAATTACCGGAGGTTCACGCGTTGATGACCGCCATCTGGATGGAGAACTAG
- a CDS encoding response regulator transcription factor has protein sequence MSKPRVLIVEDEIPILDALLYNLQKENFDVATATDGREALRKCQSQVPDIVILDLMIPPPDGLQVCRELRSDPRTKNVRILMLTAKDHETDEIVGFNMGADDYVAKPFRMRPLIERVKALLRRAGSEEPSGDITVIDGITIDRKNHMVTVDENELILTPTEFRLLWTLARQPGRTFSRNELLDCSRGEDANSMERTIDVHVRALRKKLSARAELIETIRGIGYRFKPDRI, from the coding sequence ATGAGCAAACCTCGCGTACTGATTGTTGAAGATGAAATCCCGATTCTCGATGCTCTGCTGTACAACCTGCAGAAAGAGAATTTCGACGTCGCCACTGCCACCGACGGACGCGAAGCCCTTCGCAAGTGTCAGAGCCAGGTGCCAGACATTGTCATCCTCGACTTGATGATTCCGCCACCCGATGGTCTTCAGGTTTGTCGAGAATTGCGGAGTGATCCTCGGACGAAGAACGTTCGAATCCTCATGCTGACCGCGAAGGATCACGAGACTGACGAAATCGTCGGTTTCAACATGGGAGCTGATGATTACGTCGCCAAACCGTTCCGGATGCGTCCGCTGATCGAACGGGTGAAAGCACTGCTTCGGCGAGCCGGTTCTGAGGAGCCATCAGGTGATATCACAGTCATCGACGGGATCACGATCGATCGCAAGAACCACATGGTGACCGTCGACGAAAATGAGTTGATTCTCACACCGACCGAATTTCGACTTTTGTGGACTCTCGCACGGCAGCCCGGACGAACATTCAGCCGGAATGAACTTCTCGATTGCAGCCGCGGAGAAGATGCAAACTCGATGGAACGGACTATCGATGTGCATGTTCGAGCACTGCGGAAAAAGCTCAGTGCTCGTGCAGAGTTGATCGAAACGATTCGCGGAATTGGATATCGCTTCAAACCCGATCGAATCTGA
- a CDS encoding sodium:calcium antiporter: MVELLLIFCGLSALVVIAAVFLANSADQIASATSLGHSMAGLVLLAGATSLPELLVGYTGVSIGAIDLTVGELLGSCLLNLLILAIMDLVTRTRGRMLSRLAAAHALSAAVCILLAAVVMLGLLITSDFRFLRLGFGTWVIFFVYLACMRLIYNDQQVPADEPAIEMAPHTKSLVSAILIYLASGAVILFAAPELAHVANELSEKTGLGQTFFGTVFVALITSLPEVVATYTAIRLGAFDMAVGNIFGSNCINIFILALVDFASPDPILASASLTHIVTAVSIVIITAVAVIGLLYRAEKRIMFLEPDAIVIILLVFGALYLVYDPPVIAVR, encoded by the coding sequence GTGGTTGAACTCCTGCTGATCTTTTGTGGCCTTTCCGCTCTCGTCGTTATTGCTGCGGTTTTCTTAGCCAACTCAGCTGACCAAATCGCATCGGCAACCAGTCTGGGGCACTCCATGGCTGGCCTGGTGTTGCTGGCCGGAGCGACGAGCCTTCCGGAGCTGTTGGTTGGTTACACTGGAGTTTCAATTGGAGCGATCGATCTGACAGTGGGGGAGCTGCTCGGCAGCTGCCTTTTGAATCTTTTGATTCTGGCGATCATGGATTTGGTCACACGAACGCGCGGTCGAATGCTTTCCCGATTGGCGGCGGCTCACGCTCTCTCGGCAGCGGTTTGCATACTGCTGGCGGCTGTCGTCATGCTCGGCCTGTTGATCACGAGCGACTTTCGCTTCTTAAGACTCGGATTCGGAACGTGGGTCATTTTCTTTGTCTATCTCGCGTGTATGCGGCTCATCTACAACGATCAGCAGGTTCCAGCTGATGAACCGGCAATTGAGATGGCGCCTCATACGAAATCGCTGGTATCAGCGATACTGATCTACCTGGCGAGTGGAGCAGTGATTCTCTTCGCAGCCCCGGAACTTGCTCACGTCGCGAATGAACTGTCTGAGAAGACAGGTCTCGGACAGACGTTCTTCGGAACGGTATTCGTCGCGCTGATTACTTCACTCCCTGAAGTTGTTGCGACTTACACAGCAATCCGGCTTGGTGCGTTTGATATGGCGGTCGGGAATATCTTCGGAAGCAATTGCATCAACATTTTTATTCTCGCGCTCGTCGACTTCGCGAGTCCGGACCCGATTCTGGCTTCCGCGTCGCTGACGCACATTGTCACGGCGGTCTCAATTGTCATCATCACTGCGGTCGCTGTGATCGGTTTGCTCTACCGGGCTGAAAAGCGAATTATGTTTCTGGAACCGGATGCGATTGTGATCATTCTTCTGGTTTTCGGTGCACTATATCTGGTTTACGACCCACCCGTGATTGCTGTTCGCTAG
- the pstA gene encoding phosphate ABC transporter permease PstA, whose protein sequence is MSGPEPTSKPKLRASGKKDSWLFAFVCWLATWSSVVVLIVLLGAVTYQAVGWLDWQFLTSFDSRRPEKAGILSGILGTVWLIGLTGLFSVPIGIGAAIYLEEYAPDTFLTRMIRTNLANLAGVPSIVYGILGLTAFVRMFGLFGPEGYLSRALGISIEGFFWSEHYNGYLIPLPFGRVVMAGAMTLTLLILPVIIIASQEALRGVPPSIRHASLALGATRWQTIWYQVLPASIPGIMTGVILSISRAIGETAPLVMLGAMTFVYFAPGDVDSLSYVAEHPEGLVKAPFDTFTAIPIQIFNWVRQAKAEFKNVAAAGIVVLLFILLLLNAVAVYLRYRSSRHLHW, encoded by the coding sequence TTGAGCGGTCCAGAACCCACATCCAAACCGAAGCTTCGCGCATCTGGAAAGAAAGACAGCTGGCTCTTTGCTTTCGTGTGCTGGCTGGCGACATGGTCCAGCGTGGTCGTGCTCATTGTCCTGCTGGGGGCGGTGACATATCAGGCTGTCGGCTGGTTGGACTGGCAGTTCTTGACGAGTTTTGATTCTCGTCGTCCGGAGAAAGCCGGAATTCTCTCAGGGATTCTCGGAACGGTCTGGCTGATCGGTTTGACAGGTTTGTTCTCGGTTCCTATCGGGATCGGAGCTGCGATCTATCTGGAGGAATACGCTCCCGACACGTTCCTGACACGGATGATCCGAACGAACCTGGCGAATCTGGCTGGGGTGCCTTCGATCGTTTACGGAATTCTTGGACTGACTGCGTTTGTTCGAATGTTCGGTCTGTTTGGTCCGGAAGGATATCTGAGTCGTGCGTTGGGAATTTCGATCGAAGGCTTCTTCTGGTCGGAACACTACAACGGTTACTTAATTCCACTTCCGTTCGGACGAGTTGTGATGGCTGGAGCCATGACTCTGACGCTGTTGATTCTTCCCGTGATCATCATTGCCTCTCAGGAAGCACTGCGAGGAGTTCCTCCCTCGATTCGGCATGCTTCGCTGGCCCTGGGTGCCACAAGATGGCAGACGATCTGGTATCAGGTTTTGCCGGCCTCGATCCCAGGGATCATGACGGGAGTGATTCTGTCGATTTCTCGAGCGATCGGGGAGACAGCTCCGCTGGTCATGCTGGGAGCGATGACATTCGTCTACTTCGCTCCGGGGGACGTGGACAGTCTCAGCTATGTGGCAGAACACCCGGAAGGGCTGGTCAAAGCTCCATTCGACACATTTACAGCGATCCCGATTCAGATTTTCAACTGGGTTCGTCAGGCAAAAGCAGAATTCAAAAACGTGGCAGCGGCAGGGATTGTGGTGTTGCTGTTTATTCTCTTGTTACTGAATGCAGTCGCTGTGTACCTTCGATATCGCTCAAGTCGGCATCTGCATTGGTAA
- a CDS encoding PstS family phosphate ABC transporter substrate-binding protein: MVRTFTALLCAWTLVAMGCNGGGGGGESSPGTEIIIDGSSTVAPISVAVSEEFSIAHRGVRVPVGTSGTGGGFKKFVQGETDINDASRPIKDSEVELCKENGIDFLELTVAIDGLTVVVNAENDFCKDLTVEELKKIWEPESKVTKWNEVRSDFPEEIIKLFAPDTDSGTFAYFTEVVCGEEGASRSDYQQSADDNFLVTGVSGDKYALGYFGYAYYIENAGALGAVAIADNGGEPILPTPETIEDGTYTPLSRPLFLYVNKEKLKDATMVEFLQFYLSEEGRELVKESGYIPLSDKQYEEQNAKLEAAIAEVSGE; the protein is encoded by the coding sequence ATGGTCCGTACGTTTACTGCTTTATTATGTGCTTGGACGCTCGTCGCAATGGGATGCAACGGCGGAGGCGGAGGCGGAGAAAGCTCACCTGGCACCGAGATTATCATTGATGGATCAAGCACCGTCGCTCCGATTTCAGTGGCTGTCTCTGAAGAGTTTTCGATCGCTCACCGTGGTGTCCGTGTTCCAGTGGGAACTTCAGGGACTGGTGGCGGTTTCAAGAAGTTCGTGCAGGGTGAAACGGACATCAACGATGCGTCCCGCCCGATCAAAGACTCTGAAGTCGAACTCTGCAAAGAAAACGGAATCGACTTCCTAGAACTGACGGTTGCGATCGATGGATTGACTGTCGTCGTCAACGCAGAAAACGACTTCTGCAAAGACCTGACCGTCGAAGAACTCAAGAAGATCTGGGAACCAGAGAGCAAAGTCACGAAGTGGAACGAAGTCCGCAGCGACTTCCCGGAAGAGATCATCAAACTGTTCGCTCCAGACACAGATTCTGGAACGTTTGCTTACTTCACTGAAGTTGTTTGTGGCGAAGAAGGAGCAAGTCGCAGCGACTATCAGCAGAGTGCTGATGACAACTTCCTCGTGACCGGAGTTTCGGGTGATAAGTACGCTCTCGGTTACTTCGGGTACGCTTACTATATCGAAAACGCAGGAGCACTCGGAGCTGTTGCAATCGCCGATAACGGTGGCGAACCGATCCTACCGACTCCTGAAACAATCGAAGACGGAACTTACACCCCGCTTTCACGACCACTCTTCCTTTACGTCAACAAAGAGAAGCTGAAAGATGCGACGATGGTCGAATTCCTTCAGTTCTACTTGTCGGAAGAAGGACGAGAACTGGTCAAAGAATCGGGATACATTCCGCTTTCGGACAAACAGTACGAAGAGCAAAACGCAAAGCTGGAAGCTGCGATTGCAGAAGTCAGCGGAGAGTAG
- a CDS encoding sugar phosphate isomerase/epimerase family protein: MRPRISAFPKCYLDAIAGERSMTVFEWIELAEDLPAEGLEMYDGFFTSTEDDYIDEVAAAVHKAGFVVPMLCCSPDFTNPEASQREAAVQRQLDMIRVAHRLGGEGTVCRVLSGQRYPEVEREQGIQWVRECIDQLLPTARELGIILGLENHYKDGFWKYPEFAQKQDVFLELLNAIPETDFFGVQYDPSNAIVAGDDPIELLRAVAPRVVSMHASDRYLEPGATLESLKQSDGTLGYSSALRHGVTGKGLNDYDAIFSILASHNYTGWISIEDGMNGMDEMRESLEFLHSMVEKYFPQA, encoded by the coding sequence ATGAGACCTCGGATCTCAGCCTTCCCAAAATGCTATCTCGATGCCATCGCAGGTGAGAGATCGATGACGGTCTTCGAATGGATCGAACTCGCCGAAGACCTTCCAGCTGAAGGTCTCGAAATGTATGACGGGTTCTTCACCTCGACAGAAGATGACTACATCGACGAAGTCGCCGCCGCTGTTCATAAAGCAGGTTTCGTCGTTCCAATGCTCTGCTGTTCTCCGGACTTCACCAATCCGGAAGCTTCGCAACGTGAGGCCGCCGTCCAACGTCAACTCGACATGATTCGGGTCGCACATCGCCTGGGCGGAGAAGGCACTGTTTGCCGCGTCTTAAGCGGACAACGTTATCCGGAAGTCGAGCGCGAGCAGGGAATTCAATGGGTGCGTGAATGCATCGACCAACTTCTTCCGACCGCCCGAGAACTTGGAATCATCCTCGGTCTCGAAAACCACTACAAAGACGGTTTCTGGAAATACCCGGAGTTTGCCCAGAAGCAGGATGTCTTTCTTGAGTTGTTGAACGCGATCCCAGAAACCGATTTCTTCGGAGTTCAATACGATCCCTCCAACGCAATTGTCGCGGGGGATGATCCAATCGAACTGCTTCGAGCTGTCGCGCCGCGAGTCGTCAGCATGCACGCCAGTGACCGATATCTGGAACCGGGAGCCACACTCGAAAGCCTCAAACAGTCCGACGGAACGCTTGGATATTCGTCGGCACTGCGGCATGGAGTCACCGGCAAAGGTCTCAACGACTACGACGCCATCTTCTCAATTCTCGCCAGCCACAATTACACTGGCTGGATCAGCATTGAAGATGGCATGAACGGAATGGATGAGATGCGCGAGTCACTCGAATTTCTACATTCGATGGTCGAGAAATACTTTCCGCAGGCATAA
- the pstB gene encoding phosphate ABC transporter ATP-binding protein PstB, with translation MIEARNLDFYYGENQALFDISMVVPQQAVTALIGPSGCGKSTFLRTLNRMNDIVEGTRHTGEVLLENEDIYDASVDVVELRKRVGMVFQKSTPFPKSIFDNVAYGPRIHGMRDRAKLAEIVEKSLIRSALWKEVKDRLKDSAMALSGGQQQRLCIARALATDPEVLLMDEPASALDPASTSRIEDLIFELKENYTIVIVTHNMQQAARVSDFTAFFYEGRLIERGDTEKLFTNPDEKQTQDYITGRFG, from the coding sequence ATGATCGAAGCCAGGAATCTCGACTTTTACTATGGCGAGAATCAGGCTCTGTTTGACATTTCGATGGTCGTCCCGCAGCAAGCAGTGACGGCTTTGATTGGTCCTTCTGGCTGTGGAAAAAGTACCTTTCTGCGAACTCTGAATCGTATGAACGATATCGTCGAGGGGACACGCCACACAGGTGAGGTCCTGCTCGAGAATGAAGATATCTACGATGCGAGCGTGGACGTCGTTGAACTCCGCAAACGCGTCGGAATGGTGTTCCAGAAGTCGACTCCTTTTCCGAAATCAATCTTCGACAATGTTGCTTACGGTCCCCGGATTCATGGAATGCGTGACCGGGCGAAGCTCGCGGAAATCGTCGAGAAATCACTGATTCGTTCAGCACTCTGGAAAGAAGTCAAAGATCGCTTGAAAGACTCAGCGATGGCTCTTTCCGGGGGACAGCAACAGCGCCTCTGCATTGCCCGAGCACTGGCGACAGATCCTGAAGTGCTGCTGATGGACGAACCCGCATCGGCCCTCGATCCTGCGTCGACTTCGCGAATCGAAGATCTGATTTTCGAACTCAAAGAGAACTACACCATCGTCATTGTGACTCACAATATGCAGCAAGCTGCTCGAGTGAGTGACTTCACAGCCTTCTTCTACGAAGGACGTTTGATCGAACGCGGTGATACCGAAAAACTCTTCACCAATCCTGACGAAAAACAGACGCAGGATTATATCACCGGCCGGTTTGGTTAG
- the pstC gene encoding phosphate ABC transporter permease subunit PstC, with protein sequence MRTKQNQIRFQERCIETVLFLCAALSIATTLSIIFVLITEAVYTIGPAKAFFEEVNPRDFFFGTRWAPNFKPQSFGVLPLFTGTFLVAGIAALVGLPIGILTAVYLSEYASPRLRGVIKPFLEILAGIPTVIYGYFALEFITPLLLKPIFAELMGFDVDGYNALSAGIVVGIMIIPMVSSLSEDALRAVPRSLREAGYALGSTKFEVCVKIVLPAAFSGIVAAVLLAISRAIGETMAVTIAAGQSPNLTLSPFHSVQTMTAYIVNVSLGDTPAGSIEYKSLYAVGLTLFCITLIMNILSQAVMRRFREVYH encoded by the coding sequence TTGAGAACGAAACAAAATCAAATTCGCTTCCAGGAACGATGTATCGAAACCGTTCTGTTCCTGTGTGCAGCTCTTTCGATTGCGACCACTCTCAGCATCATTTTCGTGTTGATTACCGAGGCGGTGTACACAATCGGGCCAGCGAAAGCGTTTTTTGAGGAAGTGAATCCGCGAGATTTCTTCTTCGGAACACGCTGGGCTCCCAACTTCAAACCGCAGTCGTTTGGGGTTCTGCCGCTGTTCACGGGGACATTTCTCGTCGCTGGCATTGCAGCTTTGGTGGGCTTGCCGATTGGGATTCTGACAGCTGTCTATCTAAGTGAGTACGCCAGCCCGCGACTTCGCGGAGTGATCAAACCGTTCCTTGAGATTCTCGCCGGAATCCCGACCGTTATTTACGGATACTTCGCACTCGAGTTCATCACACCCCTGCTGTTAAAGCCGATTTTCGCTGAGTTGATGGGTTTCGATGTCGATGGATACAACGCTCTCTCTGCGGGAATTGTCGTGGGAATCATGATCATTCCGATGGTCAGTTCCTTAAGCGAAGATGCCTTGAGAGCTGTCCCGAGAAGTCTGCGGGAAGCAGGATATGCACTCGGTTCGACGAAATTCGAAGTCTGCGTGAAAATCGTTCTGCCGGCCGCGTTTTCAGGAATTGTGGCGGCCGTTCTGCTCGCAATTTCTCGAGCCATCGGAGAAACGATGGCGGTGACGATTGCCGCAGGTCAAAGCCCCAATCTTACGCTCAGCCCGTTTCATTCCGTCCAAACAATGACGGCTTACATCGTGAACGTCAGTCTGGGTGATACACCAGCGGGCTCGATTGAATACAAGAGCCTCTATGCTGTGGGGCTGACTCTGTTCTGTATTACTTTGATCATGAACATTCTGTCTCAGGCTGTGATGCGTCGATTTCGTGAGGTTTACCATTGA
- a CDS encoding O-acetylhomoserine aminocarboxypropyltransferase/cysteine synthase family protein, producing the protein MEEISMKLDTACLHGGQVPDPATNARAVPIYMSTSFVFNDTDHAGRLFALQEFGNIYTRIMNPTNDVLEKRLAMLEGGSGALAVASGQAAESLAIMNIAQAGQNIVSSASLYGGTYNLFHYTFPKFGITTKFVDAAEPENFRSAIDENTRCIYLESIGNPRCDIPDFDAISEIAHEAGIPVIVDNTMASPALFRPFEHGADIVVASCTKFIGGHGTSIGGVIVEKGGFPWDNGKFREMTEPDPSYHGLKFFETFGPMNQAYILKIRTQLLRDLGPALSPFNAFQFLQGLETLHLRMKRHCENAQAVAEFLESHPKVSWVNYAGLESHSSHSRMKKYMPNGCGAVFGFGITGGNAEEQTANGVKLINQLKLFSHLANIGDSKSLIIHPASTTHQQLTTEEQAAAGVTPNLVRLSIGTEDVDDLINDLKQALESI; encoded by the coding sequence ATGGAAGAGATTTCAATGAAACTGGACACAGCATGTCTTCACGGCGGGCAGGTTCCGGACCCAGCGACCAACGCACGTGCCGTTCCGATCTACATGTCGACATCATTCGTCTTCAATGATACGGACCACGCTGGCCGACTCTTCGCTCTTCAGGAATTCGGCAACATCTACACCCGGATCATGAATCCGACGAACGATGTTCTCGAAAAGCGATTGGCAATGCTCGAAGGAGGAAGCGGAGCACTGGCGGTTGCGAGTGGGCAAGCTGCCGAATCGCTCGCGATTATGAACATCGCACAAGCTGGCCAGAATATCGTCTCATCAGCCAGTTTGTACGGCGGGACGTACAACCTGTTCCACTACACATTTCCAAAGTTTGGAATCACCACGAAGTTCGTCGATGCTGCCGAGCCAGAAAACTTCCGCTCAGCCATTGATGAAAACACACGCTGCATCTATCTGGAGTCGATCGGAAACCCACGCTGCGACATTCCTGACTTCGACGCGATCAGCGAAATCGCTCACGAAGCGGGAATTCCTGTGATTGTCGACAACACGATGGCCTCTCCGGCGCTGTTCCGTCCGTTTGAGCATGGTGCCGACATCGTCGTTGCTTCATGTACCAAGTTCATTGGCGGTCACGGAACGTCGATTGGTGGAGTCATCGTTGAGAAGGGTGGCTTCCCCTGGGACAACGGCAAGTTCCGGGAAATGACCGAACCGGATCCGTCGTACCACGGACTGAAGTTCTTCGAAACATTCGGTCCGATGAACCAGGCGTACATCCTCAAGATTCGGACTCAGCTTCTGCGGGATCTGGGACCAGCCTTGAGCCCATTCAATGCCTTCCAATTCCTCCAGGGACTCGAAACACTTCACCTGCGTATGAAGCGGCATTGCGAGAATGCTCAGGCAGTCGCTGAGTTCCTCGAGTCACATCCAAAAGTCTCGTGGGTGAATTACGCCGGGCTGGAATCGCACTCGTCACATTCCCGCATGAAGAAGTACATGCCGAACGGTTGCGGAGCAGTCTTCGGATTCGGCATTACTGGCGGGAACGCCGAAGAGCAGACCGCGAATGGCGTCAAATTGATCAATCAATTGAAGCTCTTCTCACATCTGGCAAACATCGGTGACAGTAAGTCACTGATCATCCATCCAGCAAGTACGACACACCAGCAGTTGACGACGGAAGAGCAGGCAGCAGCGGGGGTTACACCAAATTTGGTGCGTCTGTCAATCGGGACTGAAGACGTTGATGACCTGATCAATGACTTGAAGCAGGCACTGGAGTCAATTTGA